In a genomic window of Candidatus Cloacimonadota bacterium:
- a CDS encoding adenylosuccinate synthase, with protein MSSLTVLGCMWGDEGKAKIVDFLGADADVVARFQGGANAGHTIVLNEAKYVFHTVPSGILYPKARCVIGAGTVIDPHGLREEMKALMSQGIDFGGRMFIDVRAGLVLPLHKELDGSTEEELGASKIGTTGKGIGPAYADQAARSGLRFGDLGHPDWLKQRLISLYAFHDLEPRDLAGELKQLADVWDFLKPYAAQADELVRASYLAGASVLFEGAQGTLLDLTYGTYPYVTSSHTTTGGASTGIGFPPRWLDKILGVYKAYATRVGEGPFPTELFDATAERIRTVGNEFGATTGRPRRIGWFDAVAAKYTAALNGLDAMALTLLDVLSGLPELKICTGYWLDGKKLPGYAPHPLDLERLEPEYLSLPGWEADLGKIRSLSRLPRAAKDYLEAVQDLVEVPIKLVSVGKDRTQTIVVK; from the coding sequence ATGAGTTCATTAACGGTGCTGGGCTGCATGTGGGGTGACGAGGGCAAAGCGAAGATCGTCGATTTTTTGGGCGCGGACGCCGATGTGGTGGCGCGTTTTCAGGGCGGGGCGAATGCCGGACACACGATAGTTTTGAACGAAGCCAAATATGTATTTCACACGGTGCCTTCGGGCATCCTCTATCCCAAGGCCAGATGCGTGATCGGCGCCGGCACGGTGATCGATCCCCACGGCCTGCGCGAAGAGATGAAGGCGCTGATGAGCCAGGGCATAGATTTTGGCGGCCGGATGTTCATCGATGTCCGCGCCGGGCTGGTGCTGCCGCTGCACAAAGAACTGGACGGCAGCACGGAAGAGGAATTGGGCGCCAGCAAGATCGGCACCACAGGCAAGGGGATCGGCCCCGCCTACGCGGATCAGGCGGCCCGCAGCGGCCTGCGCTTCGGAGACCTGGGCCATCCTGACTGGCTGAAGCAGCGCCTGATCAGCCTTTACGCCTTTCATGACCTTGAGCCCCGCGATCTGGCAGGCGAGCTGAAGCAGCTTGCAGACGTGTGGGATTTTCTCAAGCCCTATGCCGCCCAGGCGGATGAACTGGTGCGCGCTTCTTACCTGGCCGGCGCATCCGTCCTGTTCGAGGGCGCCCAGGGCACGCTGCTGGACCTCACTTACGGCACCTATCCCTATGTAACGTCGTCACATACCACCACCGGTGGGGCCAGCACGGGCATCGGTTTTCCCCCGCGCTGGCTGGACAAGATCCTGGGAGTTTACAAAGCCTACGCCACCCGGGTGGGGGAAGGGCCTTTTCCCACCGAACTTTTCGACGCCACCGCCGAGCGCATCCGCACAGTGGGCAACGAGTTCGGCGCCACCACCGGCCGGCCCAGAAGAATAGGCTGGTTCGATGCCGTGGCCGCCAAATACACCGCCGCCCTGAACGGCCTGGACGCAATGGCCCTGACACTTTTGGACGTGCTGAGCGGCTTGCCGGAACTTAAGATCTGCACCGGTTACTGGCTGGACGGCAAGAAACTGCCCGGTTACGCGCCCCATCCGCTGGACCTGGAACGGCTGGAGCCAGAATACCTCAGCTTGCCGGGTTGGGAAGCCGATCTTGGCAAAATCCGCAGCCTCTCCCGCCTGCCCAGGGCGGCCAAGGATTATCTGGAGGCGGTCCAGGACCTCGTGGAAGTTCCCATCAAGCTGGTATCGGTGGGCAAGGACCGCACTCAAACCATTGTTGTAAAGTGA
- a CDS encoding DUF362 domain-containing protein produces the protein MPKVQIRKIETYDLPQLEAAVGDFLGQANRLRIKRSKRVLLKPNLLGAFPPERAVTTHPVLLEALIHHFLELGKEVWIGDSPGGTANVEQVWKVCGLSDLAQRYPVKLVNLSTAGYRELQWEGIPVKISEVFWQCGIVINIAKYKTHGLVGFTGALKNLYGLVPGLVKSDYHGRYPNSVDFSHLLLALYGLTRARLSYSFIDGILGMNGIGPSGGRARNFGLLLGSRSVSSLDFAAARMMGFRLDDVPYLSEALQMDGVLPSRVHVPTSFRDFTLPDVDIRAVKYSYRVLRRVPRFAHHLVQRYYGKRPVISNRCQKCGICVKSCPVQAISAPSKFTLPAIDPRKCIKCMCCHEMCPHGAVDIHKTFLTRIIEK, from the coding sequence ATGCCCAAAGTTCAGATCCGCAAGATAGAAACCTACGACCTACCGCAGCTTGAGGCCGCGGTGGGAGATTTTCTGGGCCAGGCGAACCGCCTGAGGATCAAGCGCAGCAAGCGGGTGTTGCTGAAACCCAATCTGCTGGGCGCTTTTCCACCCGAGCGGGCCGTTACCACCCATCCCGTGCTGCTGGAAGCCCTGATCCACCACTTTCTGGAACTGGGCAAAGAGGTGTGGATCGGCGACAGTCCCGGCGGCACGGCCAATGTGGAGCAGGTCTGGAAAGTCTGCGGACTCAGCGATCTGGCCCAGCGCTACCCCGTGAAACTGGTCAATCTTTCCACCGCCGGCTACCGCGAACTCCAGTGGGAGGGAATCCCCGTGAAGATCTCCGAGGTCTTCTGGCAATGCGGGATCGTGATCAACATCGCCAAATACAAGACTCACGGCCTGGTGGGCTTCACCGGCGCTCTGAAGAATCTCTATGGCCTGGTGCCAGGCCTCGTGAAATCTGATTATCATGGCCGCTATCCCAACTCAGTGGATTTCTCCCATCTGCTGCTGGCGCTCTACGGACTCACGCGCGCCCGGCTTTCCTACAGCTTCATCGACGGGATCCTGGGCATGAACGGCATCGGCCCCTCTGGTGGACGGGCCAGGAATTTCGGCCTGCTGCTGGGTTCGCGCTCCGTATCCTCCCTGGATTTTGCCGCCGCGAGGATGATGGGCTTCCGCCTCGACGACGTTCCCTACCTCAGCGAAGCGCTGCAGATGGACGGAGTGCTGCCCTCCCGGGTGCACGTGCCCACCAGTTTCCGCGATTTCACGCTGCCGGACGTGGACATCCGGGCCGTGAAATACAGCTACCGCGTGCTCCGCCGCGTGCCCCGCTTCGCCCACCATCTGGTGCAGCGTTATTACGGCAAAAGGCCCGTGATCAGCAATCGCTGCCAGAAATGCGGCATCTGCGTGAAAAGCTGCCCCGTGCAGGCCATTTCTGCCCCCAGCAAATTCACCCTGCCCGCCATCGACCCCCGCAAGTGCATCAAATGCATGTGCTGCCACGAGATGTGTCCCCATGGCGCGGTAGACATCCACAAAACCTTTCTCACCAGGATCATTGAAAAATGA
- a CDS encoding septum formation initiator family protein, producing MKKQQPKHKALFNLIYLVLFLFILSWIVFWGSNSFYQKWRLQQSASKKEKLVEALEAQNDSLKQENQRLKTDPEERKRAIRAAQGIYAEDETAYIFKPAQGDSMARPGKKAGDK from the coding sequence ATGAAAAAACAACAGCCCAAGCACAAAGCCCTGTTCAACCTCATCTACCTGGTCCTGTTCCTATTCATCCTCAGTTGGATCGTGTTCTGGGGTAGCAACAGCTTTTACCAGAAATGGCGCCTGCAGCAAAGCGCCAGCAAAAAAGAGAAGCTGGTGGAGGCCCTGGAGGCGCAGAACGACAGCCTGAAGCAGGAAAACCAACGGCTTAAGACCGATCCGGAGGAGCGCAAACGCGCCATCCGTGCCGCGCAGGGCATCTACGCAGAAGACGAAACCGCCTATATTTTCAAACCGGCCCAGGGCGACAGCATGGCCAGGCCGGGCAAAAAAGCCGGAGACAAGTGA
- a CDS encoding GGDEF domain-containing protein → MTDGTDGHAPAPVSRRRKKSLREMLALLLDSSGPQREYLINIILAQSSGEPGREPSLRENRARCANIQEQLVGLLRAEADAGPGQLLPFFKHLDNFPLDPEHELPAALSQIFPLGPGETEKKLFHRLELFWLLTLMGDLDSARPLRKELEPQVSLQQPRLYIIWLLSLARILQKRGKRLSFSSLWLNLICEYHRLDGPATALYLILRWVRMLSWGRDTALRKQVLQKFGARLRQRNDLLSATLLYELFNQEHRHANPGEKMLYTRLLLHHPSSLLSVQQLLYLHFFAGNYLSAVKASIPQSIREFQHSNYYLHKSWSYLQNLSFFLRANLHDEQYARAMTYLQQRVVELGSQISLQNNAYVETLHENYSTIKTLLRQVEELSITDNLTGLKNRRYLANNLYHAFQLAARHKVPVCLAILDIDFFKSVNDRLGHPAGDQVLKSLARLLLSSFRKSDAVIRYGGEEFLLVLFDVSQERMEALMNELRHKVASHRFSWQGNPIRISVSIGWATTNQACLSQSDLDEQIARIDAALYTAKNTGRDQVVRAPDRFPA, encoded by the coding sequence ATGACCGACGGGACTGACGGCCACGCGCCCGCTCCGGTGAGCCGGCGACGCAAAAAAAGCCTGCGCGAGATGCTGGCCCTGCTGCTGGATTCCAGCGGACCCCAGCGCGAATATCTGATCAACATAATCCTGGCCCAAAGCTCCGGTGAACCCGGCCGCGAACCTTCCCTGCGCGAAAACCGCGCCCGCTGCGCCAACATCCAGGAACAACTGGTGGGGCTCCTGCGCGCCGAAGCGGATGCCGGACCGGGACAGTTACTGCCCTTTTTCAAGCATCTGGACAACTTTCCCCTCGACCCGGAACATGAGCTCCCCGCCGCCCTGAGCCAGATCTTTCCCCTTGGCCCCGGAGAAACCGAGAAAAAGCTCTTCCACCGCCTGGAACTCTTTTGGCTGCTTACCCTGATGGGCGACCTGGACAGCGCCCGTCCCCTGCGCAAAGAGCTGGAGCCCCAGGTCTCGCTTCAGCAGCCGCGCCTCTACATCATCTGGCTGCTTTCCCTGGCCCGCATTCTCCAGAAACGGGGAAAACGCCTCAGCTTCAGTTCCCTGTGGCTGAACCTGATCTGTGAATACCACCGCCTGGACGGGCCCGCCACCGCCCTCTACCTGATCCTCAGATGGGTTAGGATGCTCAGTTGGGGCCGCGACACCGCCCTCCGCAAGCAGGTGCTACAGAAGTTTGGCGCCCGGCTGCGCCAGAGGAATGACCTCCTCTCCGCCACCCTGCTCTACGAACTTTTCAACCAGGAACACCGCCACGCCAACCCCGGCGAAAAGATGCTCTACACCAGGCTTTTACTTCACCACCCCTCCTCCCTGCTGAGCGTGCAGCAGCTGCTGTATCTCCACTTCTTTGCCGGAAACTACCTCTCCGCAGTGAAAGCCAGCATTCCCCAGTCCATTCGCGAATTTCAGCACTCGAACTACTATCTGCACAAAAGCTGGTCCTACCTGCAAAACCTTTCCTTCTTCCTGCGCGCCAACCTCCACGACGAACAGTACGCCCGCGCCATGACCTATCTCCAGCAGCGAGTGGTGGAACTGGGCAGCCAGATCAGCCTGCAAAACAACGCCTACGTGGAAACCCTGCACGAAAACTACAGCACCATCAAAACCCTGCTGCGCCAGGTGGAGGAACTCTCGATCACGGACAACCTCACCGGCCTGAAAAACCGCCGCTACCTGGCCAACAACCTCTACCACGCCTTTCAGCTGGCCGCCCGCCACAAGGTGCCTGTCTGCCTGGCCATCCTCGACATCGATTTTTTCAAGAGCGTGAACGACCGCCTGGGCCATCCCGCCGGCGACCAGGTGCTGAAAAGCCTGGCCCGGTTGCTGCTTTCCTCCTTCCGCAAGAGCGATGCCGTGATCCGCTACGGCGGCGAGGAATTCCTGCTCGTGCTCTTCGACGTTAGCCAGGAACGCATGGAAGCCCTGATGAACGAATTGCGCCACAAAGTGGCGAGCCACCGTTTCAGCTGGCAGGGCAACCCCATCCGCATCAGCGTGAGCATCGGCTGGGCCACCACCAATCAAGCCTGCCTCAGCCAGAGTGATCTGGATGAACAGATCGCCCGCATTGACGCCGCGCTCTACACCGCCAAAAACACCGGTCGCGACCAGGTGGTCCGCGCCCCGGACCGATTTCCTGCTTGA
- the ugpC gene encoding sn-glycerol-3-phosphate ABC transporter ATP-binding protein UgpC, giving the protein MAKIVVKDLNKIYDNTVHAVIDANFEAEDKEFVVLVGPSGCGKSTVLRMIAGLEEISSGEIWIGDTLVNNVPPKDRDIAMVFQNYALYPHMSVYDNMAFALKLRGEDKESIRGKVQHAAELLGIQDMLKRKPAQLSGGQRQRVALGRAIVRNPKVFLFDEPLSNLDAKLRVAMRAEIVKLQRQLANTMIYVTHDQVEAMTMADRIVVMKDGVIQQIDTPLKIYNDPANVFVAGFIGSPAINMVQGSVQTKGGELIFDSGDFQLDIFPAHRAALQKYTGKPVIMGIRPEDIYDARYDSMADFPRKLSTTCDIVEPLGNEYHVVLRTAKNEFTARFDPKELPVSGAPLEVSLNLAKAHYFDPATELSLV; this is encoded by the coding sequence ATGGCCAAGATCGTGGTTAAAGACCTCAACAAGATATACGACAACACTGTACATGCCGTTATAGACGCCAATTTCGAAGCTGAGGATAAGGAATTCGTTGTTCTCGTTGGCCCCTCCGGCTGCGGAAAAAGCACCGTGCTAAGAATGATCGCCGGGCTGGAAGAGATCTCCAGCGGCGAGATCTGGATCGGGGACACCCTGGTCAACAACGTTCCCCCCAAAGACCGCGACATCGCCATGGTCTTCCAGAATTACGCCCTCTACCCCCACATGAGCGTTTACGACAACATGGCCTTCGCCCTGAAGCTGCGCGGCGAGGACAAGGAAAGCATCCGCGGAAAAGTGCAGCATGCCGCCGAACTCCTTGGCATCCAGGACATGCTGAAACGCAAGCCGGCCCAGCTTTCCGGCGGCCAGCGCCAGAGGGTGGCCCTCGGCCGCGCCATCGTGCGCAACCCCAAGGTCTTTCTCTTTGACGAACCCCTTTCCAACCTCGACGCCAAGCTCCGCGTGGCCATGCGCGCCGAGATCGTGAAACTCCAGCGCCAGCTGGCCAACACCATGATCTACGTTACCCACGACCAGGTGGAGGCCATGACCATGGCCGACCGCATCGTGGTGATGAAAGACGGCGTGATCCAGCAGATCGACACACCCCTCAAGATCTACAACGACCCCGCCAACGTCTTTGTGGCCGGATTCATTGGCTCCCCCGCCATCAACATGGTGCAGGGCAGCGTGCAAACCAAAGGCGGCGAGTTGATCTTCGACAGCGGAGATTTCCAGCTGGACATCTTCCCCGCCCACCGCGCGGCCTTGCAGAAATACACCGGAAAGCCGGTGATCATGGGCATTCGCCCCGAAGACATCTATGACGCCCGCTACGATTCCATGGCCGATTTCCCCCGCAAGCTTTCCACCACCTGCGACATCGTGGAGCCCCTCGGCAACGAATATCACGTGGTGCTGCGCACGGCCAAAAACGAATTCACGGCACGCTTTGACCCCAAGGAACTGCCTGTTTCCGGCGCTCCGCTGGAGGTAAGCCTGAACCTAGCCAAAGCCCACTACTTCGATCCCGCCACCGAACTAAGCCTGGTCTGA